One Vibrio pomeroyi genomic region harbors:
- a CDS encoding DUF3069 domain-containing protein, with amino-acid sequence MSDATNNEVQEIDLTTISPELRQVIEFDEVPKEMHNMVTSIHEVSEEAVRETWSSLPASAQNVLDNFEQFHALISVSQAFAGVNMMEEFPTLKLPEGMTDEEKEEYRAQLLDQILHNCVKDMAKQIKKARRDAILKRDFKEVFTK; translated from the coding sequence ATGTCAGACGCTACAAACAACGAAGTACAAGAAATCGATTTAACCACTATCTCGCCAGAGCTTCGCCAAGTTATCGAATTTGATGAAGTGCCTAAAGAGATGCACAACATGGTTACTTCAATTCATGAGGTGTCTGAAGAAGCAGTTCGTGAAACTTGGAGCAGCCTTCCAGCAAGCGCACAAAATGTTTTGGACAACTTCGAGCAATTCCACGCTCTAATCTCTGTTAGCCAAGCTTTTGCTGGTGTAAACATGATGGAAGAGTTCCCTACTCTTAAACTTCCAGAAGGCATGACTGACGAAGAAAAAGAAGAGTACCGAGCTCAACTGCTAGACCAAATTTTACATAACTGTGTAAAAGACATGGCTAAGCAAATCAAGAAAGCTCGTCGTGATGCTATCTTGAAGCGTGATTTTAAAGAAGTTTTTACTAAGTAA
- a CDS encoding GGDEF domain-containing response regulator — protein MIEKGSSMRILLVDDVQLDRMQLAIRLKQLGHIVEAVGSGKEALNVYSDFDPELVLLDISMPDMDGFEVANEVRRQFPEWVPIIFLSGHEEPEMIAKAIDAGGDDYLIKPVNKVVLNSKLIAMQRIAHMRRELKQSTAKLEELNILLQQQANEDGLTKLYNRRYMDTKLEESIAWHGRRNISMTVILLDVDFFKPYNDNYGHIQGDKCLQGLANTLKQLFVRAGEFVGRYGGEEFVLILSDTDSEAAKLHATRVKEALHEMNYAHDHSTVSDRVTASQGVLSFVPEGDESIASIYEKVDQALYQAKQSGRNTFIQRNILELAR, from the coding sequence ATGATAGAAAAGGGATCTTCGATGCGCATATTGCTGGTTGATGATGTTCAACTAGACAGGATGCAACTTGCTATTCGACTCAAGCAGCTGGGTCATATTGTGGAAGCTGTCGGTAGCGGAAAAGAAGCCCTGAACGTCTATTCTGATTTTGATCCTGAACTTGTTTTACTTGATATCAGCATGCCAGACATGGATGGTTTTGAGGTCGCTAATGAGGTTCGTCGACAATTCCCAGAGTGGGTGCCTATCATCTTCTTGAGTGGCCACGAAGAACCAGAAATGATCGCTAAAGCGATTGATGCTGGTGGTGATGATTACCTTATCAAGCCGGTAAACAAAGTGGTTCTCAATTCTAAGTTGATTGCGATGCAACGTATCGCGCACATGAGGCGTGAGTTAAAACAAAGTACCGCGAAACTCGAAGAACTCAATATACTCCTACAACAACAAGCCAACGAAGACGGCTTAACCAAATTATACAACCGTCGATATATGGATACTAAGCTTGAAGAGAGCATTGCGTGGCACGGAAGACGTAATATATCCATGACTGTCATACTTCTAGATGTAGACTTCTTTAAACCTTACAACGATAATTACGGCCACATTCAAGGGGATAAGTGCTTACAAGGGCTTGCCAATACCTTGAAACAGCTGTTCGTTCGTGCGGGAGAGTTTGTTGGCCGCTACGGTGGTGAAGAGTTTGTTTTGATCTTAAGCGACACGGACAGCGAAGCCGCTAAATTACACGCGACTCGAGTAAAAGAAGCGTTGCATGAAATGAATTATGCCCATGACCACTCAACCGTATCAGATAGAGTGACAGCGTCACAAGGCGTACTCTCATTTGTACCTGAAGGTGATGAATCCATCGCTTCTATATACGAAAAGGTCGACCAAGCGCTTTACCAAGCAAAGCAAAGTGGCAGAAACACCTTCATACAACGCAACATTTTGGAGCTTGCTCGTTAG
- a CDS encoding Solitary outer membrane autotransporter beta-barrel domain has translation MPHSKPFSLAHSCWTLVVPVLCLSVPSIASANEISDLIRKEIERNFATSVLLNDTDVFTFGINNFDPNEVFRLDNEEIGSSDSVSRRQNMASLSLPYTFKLPATIEDNHQEVTLRLSALRTENEVNYSSASVSDFQKETVISGYVEFSNVAQLDEYWSFHSSIGNHISYYRNEYDYRGNVPQPLVDAIDGVYLNTDAWAYIVEPKIKLIYEDKNNWGKYKLSTSWHYFNGLGWGDANNGNVGHPEGWYIANEAKIFYDLVRWDKNITSMYSSIKRIDIGGDTVVPMGTTSYYEGSVGWLLNPNLFNEWVDNVGIGFTINYGSSLKGGSLVIFFNQD, from the coding sequence ATGCCACATTCAAAGCCATTTTCTTTGGCTCATTCATGTTGGACACTGGTTGTCCCTGTACTCTGTTTATCTGTTCCCAGTATTGCTTCTGCAAATGAGATATCTGATCTCATTCGCAAGGAGATTGAGCGAAATTTTGCAACCAGCGTGCTTCTTAACGACACCGATGTATTTACCTTTGGTATCAATAACTTTGACCCAAACGAAGTATTTCGCTTAGACAATGAAGAGATTGGTTCGAGTGATTCGGTAAGCAGAAGACAAAATATGGCCTCTCTCAGCCTACCTTATACTTTCAAATTACCCGCCACTATTGAAGATAACCACCAAGAGGTGACGCTGCGTCTGTCTGCATTGCGCACAGAGAATGAAGTCAATTATTCATCAGCGTCCGTGTCTGATTTTCAAAAAGAGACAGTCATTTCGGGGTATGTTGAGTTTTCGAATGTCGCCCAATTAGATGAATACTGGAGCTTTCATTCTAGTATTGGCAATCACATCTCATATTATCGCAATGAATACGATTATCGCGGTAATGTACCCCAGCCTTTGGTAGATGCGATTGATGGGGTTTATCTCAATACTGACGCTTGGGCTTACATAGTAGAACCTAAGATTAAATTGATCTATGAAGACAAGAATAACTGGGGCAAATATAAACTCAGTACGAGTTGGCATTATTTCAACGGTCTCGGTTGGGGAGACGCCAATAACGGTAATGTAGGCCACCCAGAAGGTTGGTACATCGCCAATGAAGCGAAGATATTTTATGACTTAGTTCGTTGGGATAAGAACATTACGTCCATGTATTCGAGCATCAAGAGAATTGATATTGGTGGTGATACCGTCGTGCCTATGGGTACAACGTCGTATTACGAGGGCAGTGTAGGCTGGCTGCTTAACCCAAACCTATTTAACGAATGGGTCGATAATGTGGGCATTGGCTTTACCATCAATTACGGAAGCAGTTTGAAAGGCGGTAGCTTGGTGATCTTCTTTAACCAAGATTAA
- a CDS encoding GGDEF domain-containing protein, with the protein MASSFVTSSMFRFCFPLLLLAILLAGMNNVILVTDSNLGFASNLPYILLSVAVLLCHTFKQGRMAMVSVTMLLAYLIIQVRLQTPLNTGTTLLELSLLAALVPVTCLLVYAFPDNGVNSKSMFLYALVLVLFMVWAQLIVSHFHAGGFESWSEGILFIVRDFSKLPFVLVLYSLCLLGLTSILVLVYNRAIDVVVYSAILLASCTFIFFDVQYISSTMFSLSGTLIIIYVMSASHDMAFNDQLTNIPGRHALEVDMKHLGRKYSMAMVDIDHFKKFNDTYGHDIGDDVLKLVARILRETTGGAKAYRYGGEEFTIIFKGKHTEQVKEHLQVLISEIQNYDMIIRNTNDRPDDHEVGMKKRGKNGKPNEVVNVTISIGLSDSTTTRHPEEVLKLADNALYKAKETGRNKLCVNS; encoded by the coding sequence ATGGCATCATCTTTTGTAACGTCGAGCATGTTTCGATTTTGCTTCCCTTTACTCCTTCTAGCAATTTTACTTGCAGGTATGAACAACGTCATTCTTGTGACGGATTCAAACTTAGGGTTTGCTAGCAACCTCCCATATATTTTATTGAGCGTTGCGGTTTTACTGTGCCACACATTTAAACAAGGTCGAATGGCTATGGTGTCTGTCACCATGCTGCTCGCTTACCTGATCATCCAAGTTCGCTTACAAACACCTCTCAATACTGGCACAACACTATTAGAGCTCTCGTTGCTTGCAGCTCTAGTACCTGTCACTTGTTTACTGGTCTACGCCTTCCCTGATAACGGCGTTAATTCAAAGTCGATGTTTCTATATGCCTTGGTTCTTGTTCTATTTATGGTTTGGGCGCAACTGATCGTGTCTCACTTCCATGCCGGAGGTTTTGAATCATGGAGTGAAGGGATTCTGTTCATTGTCAGAGATTTCTCAAAACTGCCCTTCGTATTGGTTCTCTATAGCCTTTGCTTGCTTGGTTTAACTTCAATTTTGGTTCTGGTGTACAACCGAGCGATTGATGTGGTGGTCTACAGCGCTATTTTACTCGCGTCATGTACATTCATCTTTTTTGACGTGCAGTACATCTCAAGCACTATGTTTTCTCTGTCAGGAACCTTGATTATTATCTACGTGATGTCTGCAAGCCACGACATGGCCTTTAATGACCAACTGACTAACATCCCTGGCCGTCATGCTCTAGAAGTGGATATGAAGCACTTAGGGCGTAAGTACTCAATGGCGATGGTCGATATCGATCACTTCAAGAAATTTAACGATACCTACGGACACGACATTGGCGACGATGTATTGAAGCTAGTCGCTCGTATATTGAGAGAAACAACTGGTGGTGCAAAAGCTTATCGCTATGGTGGTGAAGAGTTCACGATCATTTTCAAAGGTAAGCACACCGAGCAAGTAAAAGAGCATCTGCAAGTTTTGATTTCTGAGATTCAGAATTACGATATGATCATTCGTAACACAAACGACCGCCCTGATGACCATGAAGTAGGAATGAAAAAACGTGGCAAGAATGGCAAGCCAAATGAAGTGGTGAATGTGACTATCAGTATTGGACTGTCTGATAGTACAACCACCAGACACCCTGAAGAAGTATTGAAGCTTGCCGATAACGCGCTCTACAAAGCGAAAGAAACCGGACGAAACAAACTGTGCGTTAATAGTTAA
- a CDS encoding late competence development ComFB family protein encodes MQISVDVHNYMETLVGHVLATEEYVSSYTNEQLADLACLALGQLKPIYIRFDIDFLSALPEDKLVLYKRNSEIAVKNAESMIIDDRRRERNDNVPVIFTQHNFDDDVELQWYEKPLLNRKQS; translated from the coding sequence ATGCAAATAAGTGTGGATGTACATAATTATATGGAAACTCTGGTGGGCCACGTGTTGGCTACCGAGGAATATGTGTCTAGTTATACCAACGAACAGTTGGCGGATCTTGCGTGCCTGGCTTTAGGACAGCTTAAACCGATCTATATTCGTTTCGATATCGATTTTCTTTCAGCGCTGCCGGAAGACAAATTGGTGCTCTACAAACGTAATAGTGAGATCGCGGTCAAAAATGCAGAAAGTATGATTATTGACGATCGAAGACGTGAACGTAACGACAATGTGCCCGTTATATTTACTCAACACAATTTTGATGATGACGTAGAATTGCAATGGTATGAAAAGCCATTGTTGAACCGTAAACAGTCATGA
- a CDS encoding HlyU family transcriptional regulator, with protein MGFFSRLFGGKEKTEQKVEIEPVEYKGFNIYQDAIAESGQYRVAGRIEKEIDGEIKTHRFIRSDVVSNKEDANELMLKKSQMFIDQMGDNIFS; from the coding sequence GTGGGATTCTTTTCTAGATTATTTGGTGGCAAAGAAAAAACCGAACAAAAAGTAGAGATTGAGCCAGTCGAATATAAAGGCTTCAATATCTATCAAGATGCCATTGCTGAATCTGGTCAATACCGTGTTGCTGGGCGAATCGAGAAAGAAATTGACGGTGAAATTAAAACTCATCGTTTTATTCGTTCAGATGTTGTTTCAAACAAAGAAGACGCCAACGAATTGATGCTTAAGAAATCGCAGATGTTCATCGACCAAATGGGCGACAACATATTTAGCTAA